One genomic window of Pontibacillus halophilus JSM 076056 = DSM 19796 includes the following:
- the ftsX gene encoding permease-like cell division protein FtsX, translated as MKFRTLGRHVRDGSKNIVRNGWMTIASVGAVTTTLLLVGVFLALMLNLNQIADNVEDGLEIKVLVNLEADQETIDTIEQKITQIPEVDTVKFSSKDQELQSLMESMGDEGNSWEMFEQENPLNDAFVVDTVDVVDTFDVAEEINTFDGVNEVNYGEDIVGKIITFNQYARYIGLAIVIGLVLTAMFLISNTIKLTIHARSKEIGIMKLVGATNGFIRWPFFVEGLLLGILGSIIPIGLVMGGYYYLYNNLADQINFDFIKLLPFNPFAYQLGLILLGIGAIIGVWGSVMSVRKFLKV; from the coding sequence ATGAAATTTAGAACCCTCGGACGTCACGTACGCGATGGAAGCAAGAATATCGTTCGGAACGGTTGGATGACCATTGCTTCAGTAGGGGCGGTTACAACAACGCTATTGCTCGTAGGAGTATTCCTTGCTCTTATGTTGAACTTAAATCAGATAGCGGACAACGTAGAAGATGGTTTAGAAATTAAGGTTCTTGTCAACTTAGAAGCAGATCAAGAAACCATCGATACGATTGAACAAAAGATTACACAGATTCCTGAAGTGGATACCGTGAAATTCTCATCAAAGGATCAAGAATTGCAGTCTCTCATGGAAAGCATGGGAGATGAAGGGAATAGCTGGGAAATGTTTGAACAGGAAAATCCTCTAAACGATGCCTTTGTCGTTGATACAGTAGACGTCGTTGATACATTCGACGTTGCTGAAGAGATTAACACGTTTGATGGTGTTAATGAAGTCAATTACGGAGAAGACATCGTTGGAAAGATTATTACATTTAACCAGTATGCAAGATACATTGGTCTTGCTATTGTTATTGGGCTTGTCTTAACTGCAATGTTCCTGATTTCAAATACGATTAAACTTACAATCCATGCGAGAAGCAAAGAGATTGGGATTATGAAACTTGTCGGAGCAACAAATGGTTTCATTCGCTGGCCATTCTTTGTTGAAGGCTTACTCCTTGGAATTCTAGGTTCAATCATTCCAATTGGTCTTGTTATGGGTGGTTACTATTACTTGTACAACAACCTAGCAGACCAAATCAACTTTGATTTCATTAAGTTACTACCATTTAATCCATTTGCGTACCAGTTAGGACTAATCTTGCTCGGTATCGGTGCGATTATTGGAGTGTGGGGAAGCGTAATGAGTGTAAGGAAGTTCTTGAAAGTATAA
- a CDS encoding S41 family peptidase: MNVKKSYLALLLVLSMFIGAGLTFAGTQFLDLSAQTNEIQISDPQDQGDKKEGTAEETGDLSKVNQAYKLIQEQYVEGAEHTQLVEGAIQGMLETLDDPYSVYMDKETMDQFNQSIESTFEGIGTEVSMVDGKVTIVSPFKGSPAEKAGLKPNDQIVSVDGESIEGLDLYEAVLKIRGEKGSTVTLEVNRPNVSENLSIEVKRDTIPIETVYSSTEEIDGKKVGVLEITSFASETAADFNEKLAALEDEGIEGLVIDVRGNPGGLFTAAEDILKNFITKDQPYVQLENSAGEKERIYSSRTDKKDYPINVLINEGSASASEILAGAMQEAGGYDLVGETTFGKGTVQQAVPLGDGSNIKLTIMKWLTPNGNWIHEDGIKPTIEAKLPSYFYSNPIQLDEGELQYNDNSEKVANVQEMLAGLGYDPGRKDGYYSQETEKAVKNFQRDAGIEVTGKVNEETANGIESQVTEQVRSEENDTQLDRALQSLFKS; this comes from the coding sequence ATGAATGTAAAGAAGAGTTATCTGGCGTTATTGCTAGTATTGTCCATGTTTATAGGGGCAGGGTTAACGTTTGCAGGGACGCAATTTCTTGACCTAAGTGCCCAAACGAATGAAATTCAAATTAGCGATCCACAAGATCAAGGGGATAAGAAGGAAGGAACTGCTGAAGAAACAGGCGATCTTTCTAAAGTCAATCAAGCGTACAAGCTCATTCAAGAGCAATATGTCGAGGGGGCTGAACATACTCAGCTTGTCGAAGGAGCTATTCAAGGAATGCTTGAGACCCTTGATGATCCATATAGTGTATATATGGATAAGGAAACGATGGATCAGTTCAATCAATCCATAGAGTCAACGTTTGAAGGGATTGGTACGGAAGTCAGTATGGTAGATGGTAAAGTAACCATCGTATCTCCTTTCAAAGGTTCACCCGCAGAGAAAGCTGGACTGAAGCCAAACGATCAAATTGTCTCCGTAGATGGGGAAAGTATAGAAGGCTTGGATTTATATGAAGCTGTACTGAAAATTAGAGGTGAGAAAGGGTCAACGGTTACCCTAGAAGTAAATCGCCCCAATGTGTCTGAGAACTTAAGTATTGAAGTGAAGCGAGACACGATTCCGATTGAAACTGTGTATTCTAGCACGGAAGAAATAGACGGCAAGAAAGTCGGTGTGCTTGAAATTACATCCTTTGCATCTGAAACCGCTGCGGACTTTAATGAGAAGTTAGCTGCGCTTGAAGATGAAGGAATTGAAGGTCTCGTTATTGATGTTCGCGGCAACCCCGGTGGCCTCTTTACTGCTGCGGAGGATATATTGAAGAACTTTATTACGAAGGACCAACCCTATGTTCAGTTAGAGAATAGCGCTGGTGAGAAAGAGCGGATTTATTCGAGCCGTACCGACAAAAAAGACTACCCAATCAACGTATTAATTAATGAGGGAAGTGCATCTGCTTCTGAGATTCTGGCTGGTGCCATGCAAGAGGCTGGTGGTTACGACCTCGTTGGAGAAACGACATTTGGTAAGGGTACCGTGCAACAAGCTGTTCCATTAGGCGATGGTAGCAATATTAAACTCACGATTATGAAATGGCTCACTCCTAACGGCAATTGGATTCATGAAGACGGAATTAAACCGACGATAGAGGCGAAGCTACCTTCGTACTTCTATAGCAATCCCATTCAACTAGACGAGGGAGAACTCCAATACAACGATAACAGTGAGAAAGTTGCAAATGTGCAGGAGATGCTAGCTGGTCTTGGTTATGACCCCGGGCGTAAAGATGGGTACTATAGTCAAGAAACAGAGAAAGCAGTTAAGAATTTCCAACGAGATGCTGGCATTGAAGTAACTGGTAAAGTGAATGAAGAAACTGCAAATGGAATTGAGTCTCAAGTAACAGAGCAGGTTCGTTCAGAAGAGAATGACACGCAGCTCGACCGAGCACTTCAATCTTTATTTAAATCCTAA
- a CDS encoding murein hydrolase activator EnvC family protein, translating to MKRLGSILSIVAIMTATTVAGTASSVQAKSLGEVEEELNELEDKQSSLNEKQSEVDGDLSETEDKIHENHDKQEEIHSEIEELDKKISETTTKLQNKQTEIKQTEEEIKQTEQEIKQLKEEIVALIQSIDEREQLLKERLRTLQKNGGDVNYLEVLLGAQNFGDFLNRSTAVTKIMDQDKSIMDELTEDKKALEQKKIEVEEKKVELEEKKKDLESQKAELEKLKEEQASQKEDKEELMDELELEEDQLHKHQMSLEEEQQLISDQKAAAQQEIERAKAEQRSIEEQLAAERAKREAAEKEAAAKKSSSSGSSSSPSSKSPSSKKQSTEPAPAPAPVSSGFIRPASGTFTSGYGPRWGSMHEGIDIANSVDVPIKASASGTVSSSYHSSSYGNVVLITHYIDGQMYTTLYAHMSNRLVSKGQRVSQGQTIGHMGNTGHSTGQHLHFEIHKGPWNYSKSNAVNPANYINL from the coding sequence ATGAAGAGATTAGGGAGCATTCTTTCAATCGTAGCGATAATGACAGCAACAACTGTAGCGGGGACCGCTTCATCCGTACAAGCGAAATCCCTTGGTGAAGTAGAAGAGGAACTAAACGAACTAGAAGATAAACAAAGTTCTCTTAATGAGAAACAAAGTGAGGTTGATGGAGACCTTTCAGAAACTGAAGATAAAATCCATGAAAACCATGATAAACAAGAAGAGATTCATAGTGAGATTGAGGAACTAGATAAAAAGATTAGTGAAACGACTACAAAGCTACAAAACAAGCAAACAGAAATTAAGCAGACTGAAGAAGAAATTAAACAAACTGAACAAGAAATAAAACAGTTGAAAGAAGAAATTGTTGCATTAATCCAAAGCATTGATGAGCGCGAGCAATTACTTAAAGAACGTCTTCGTACACTTCAGAAGAATGGTGGAGACGTTAACTATCTTGAAGTACTCCTAGGCGCTCAAAACTTTGGTGATTTCTTAAACCGAAGCACAGCTGTAACGAAGATCATGGACCAAGATAAGTCGATTATGGATGAGCTTACAGAAGATAAGAAAGCACTAGAACAAAAGAAAATCGAAGTGGAAGAAAAGAAAGTAGAGCTTGAAGAAAAGAAAAAGGATTTAGAGAGTCAAAAAGCTGAACTTGAAAAGCTAAAAGAAGAGCAAGCGAGTCAAAAAGAGGATAAAGAAGAGTTGATGGATGAATTAGAATTAGAAGAAGATCAACTCCATAAGCATCAAATGAGTTTGGAAGAAGAGCAACAACTTATTTCGGACCAAAAAGCAGCCGCTCAACAAGAAATTGAACGAGCTAAAGCTGAACAGCGTTCCATTGAAGAACAGCTAGCTGCAGAACGTGCGAAGCGTGAGGCTGCAGAGAAAGAAGCAGCAGCTAAGAAATCTTCTTCTAGTGGAAGTTCTTCATCACCTAGCAGTAAGTCTCCATCTTCTAAAAAACAATCAACAGAGCCAGCGCCAGCTCCAGCTCCAGTATCTAGTGGCTTCATTCGCCCTGCTAGCGGAACCTTTACTTCAGGCTATGGACCTCGTTGGGGAAGCATGCATGAAGGTATTGATATTGCGAACTCTGTAGATGTACCAATTAAGGCATCTGCATCTGGAACTGTTTCTAGCTCGTATCATTCTTCTAGCTACGGAAATGTAGTGCTTATCACTCACTATATTGATGGGCAGATGTACACAACACTATATGCACACATGTCAAACCGACTTGTTTCAAAAGGTCAGAGGGTTTCCCAAGGACAAACAATTGGACACATGGGGAACACTGGACATTCTACAGGGCAGCACCTACACTTTGAAATCCACAAAGGTCCTTGGAACTATTCCAAGAGCAATGCAGTAAACCCTGCCAATTATATTAATTTATAA
- the ftsE gene encoding cell division ATP-binding protein FtsE, which yields MIEMQGVQMVYPNGVSALNGIDVSISQGEFVYVVGPSGAGKSTFVSLIYREEKPTDGSIIINGVHLRKLKERKIPYLRRDIGVVYQDFKLLPRLTVYENLAFALEVIEENPKNIKKRVMDVLDLVKLKHKARQIPDELSGGEQQRVSIARAIINNPKIVIADEPTGNLDPETSWEIMQIFEEINNRGTTVIMATHSRDIVNAIRKRVIAFEDGTIVRDEDRGEYGYEI from the coding sequence ATGATAGAAATGCAGGGAGTACAGATGGTGTACCCAAATGGCGTCAGTGCGCTCAATGGGATCGACGTATCCATAAGCCAAGGCGAATTTGTGTATGTTGTAGGCCCAAGTGGGGCAGGAAAGTCGACATTTGTAAGCTTAATATATCGTGAAGAAAAGCCAACAGATGGCTCAATTATTATAAATGGTGTTCACTTAAGAAAGCTAAAAGAGCGTAAGATTCCTTACCTACGTCGTGACATCGGAGTAGTCTATCAAGATTTCAAACTACTACCACGTTTGACGGTTTATGAGAATCTAGCATTTGCGCTTGAAGTAATTGAAGAGAACCCAAAAAACATAAAAAAACGAGTAATGGATGTACTTGATTTAGTGAAATTAAAACATAAAGCAAGGCAAATACCAGATGAGTTATCAGGCGGGGAACAGCAGCGGGTATCAATTGCCCGAGCAATTATTAATAATCCTAAGATTGTGATTGCAGATGAACCAACAGGGAACCTTGATCCTGAAACATCATGGGAGATTATGCAAATATTTGAAGAAATCAATAACAGAGGTACAACAGTCATTATGGCAACTCATAGCCGTGACATTGTAAATGCCATTCGAAAACGCGTGATTGCCTTTGAAGATGGCACGATTGTACGGGATGAAGACAGGGGGGAATACGGTTATGAAATTTAG